The following proteins are encoded in a genomic region of Populus trichocarpa isolate Nisqually-1 chromosome 13, P.trichocarpa_v4.1, whole genome shotgun sequence:
- the LOC7478874 gene encoding NEDD8-specific protease 1 codes for MDDKEIVLSYKDVVLRVSDLNILKGPCYLNDQIIDFYFAYLSSSYNADANDILLVPPSTSYWFANCQDQQSLVNDFVEPLKFSSKKLILFTVNDNEDFSAAERGTHWSLLVYDRSQNYFLHFDSLPGMHRYHALKLYKAVKGFMGTASESSSKDGAKTLKMKAVGSAAVPFFKEAKTPQQTNGFDCGLYVMAIAEVICLWHSCERNGNDGDWLSAVEREVNAYLETTMRGEVLKLIEDLRKQ; via the coding sequence ATGGATGACAAAGAGATTGTTTTGTCATACAAGGATGTGGTTTTGAGAGTTTCAGATTTGAATATCCTTAAAGGACCATGCTATCTTAATGACCAAATTATTGATTTCTATTTTGCTTACTTATCTTCTTCTTATAACGCTGATGCTAATGATATCTTGTTAGTTCCACCTTCCACATCTTATTGGTTCGCAAATTGCCAAGATCAACAGAGTCTTGTCAATGATTTTGTGGAACCTCTTAAGTTTTCAAGTAAGAAACTCATTCTTTTTACTGTGAATGATAACGAAGATTTCAGTGCAGCTGAAAGGGGAACACATTGGAGCTTGCTTGTTTATGATAGGAGCCAGAATTACTTTCTGCATTTTGATAGCTTGCCGGGGATGCACCGATATCATGCCTTGAAGCTCTACAAAGCTGTAAAGGGATTCATGGGCACAGCCAGTGAATCATCATCAAAAGATGGTGCTAAGACTCTGAAAATGAAAGCTGTAGGGTCTGCTGCTGTTCCTTTCTTTAAAGAAGCTAAAACACCACAGCAGACAAATGGATTTGACTGTGGGCTTTATGTTATGGCCATTGCTGAGGTTATTTGCCTATGGCATTCATGTGAAAGGAATGGCAATGATGGTGACTGGTTGTCTGCTGTTGAAAGGGAGGTTAATGCATATCTGGAGACAACAATGCGGGGTGAAGTGTTGAAGCTTATTGAAGATCTGAGGAAACAATGA